A genomic window from Methanomassiliicoccus luminyensis B10 includes:
- a CDS encoding type IV pilin N-terminal domain-containing protein — MRLLKKDRSGVSEIVGAMMLVLIVVIAASSLAVFISQYQQSAQAQKLDDQKKSQENIQVTSIVPISGTDYDDKKWKSLNFTIASLHNERTEITRISINDHMIRNYEVLRVNPSSGSLENEKHSAQSTLNLAPRDEIIIHLDVEDPLAFYIPGVSLLTSGYVKIDITTAWSNGFSKTFAPPSAVLTAPSLSNWLNKSTGNQEYYIVLNGRSSVAYGGAYIVSWNWTVTSTNLTDSDPNTRTVVTYLTGPVCNFYLPFNKDATYAVNLTVTDNYGMVGKGYFPLYYL; from the coding sequence ATGCGGCTGTTGAAGAAGGACCGCTCGGGCGTGTCCGAGATTGTAGGCGCGATGATGCTCGTCCTGATCGTGGTGATAGCGGCCAGCTCCCTGGCGGTATTCATTAGCCAATACCAGCAGTCCGCGCAGGCCCAGAAGCTGGACGATCAGAAGAAGTCACAGGAGAATATCCAAGTCACATCCATAGTGCCAATCAGCGGCACCGACTATGATGATAAAAAATGGAAATCTTTGAACTTCACCATAGCTAGTCTTCACAACGAGCGAACGGAGATAACTCGCATATCCATCAATGACCACATGATACGGAATTACGAAGTGTTGCGAGTGAACCCATCCTCCGGATCGCTCGAGAACGAGAAACATTCAGCCCAAAGCACGCTCAACCTCGCGCCGCGGGATGAGATCATCATCCATCTCGACGTCGAGGATCCCCTGGCCTTCTACATTCCCGGCGTCTCGCTCCTGACGAGCGGTTATGTCAAGATAGATATTACCACGGCCTGGTCGAACGGATTCTCCAAGACCTTTGCTCCTCCCTCCGCGGTGCTGACGGCGCCCTCACTGTCAAACTGGCTTAATAAATCAACAGGGAACCAAGAGTATTACATCGTCCTGAACGGCCGGAGTTCCGTCGCCTACGGCGGAGCCTATATCGTCAGCTGGAACTGGACCGTGACGAGCACGAACCTGACCGATTCCGACCCTAACACCAGAACAGTGGTCACTTACCTGACGGGCCCGGTGTGCAACTTCTACCTTCCCTTCAATAAGGACGCGACATACGCGGTGAACCTTACGGTGACGGACAATTACGGGATGGTGGGGAAGGGCTACTTCCCGCTGTATTATCTCTGA
- a CDS encoding dihydropteroate synthase: MYVISERINGLFTSVGKAIDGRDAKFIQELAVKQVECGAQALDVNVGPGREDGPAAMEWLVRTLQEVADVPLSLDTSGPKTMEAGLKAAKNRVIMNSTTAEAKKMERFFPLCREYDAEIICLCMDEKGVPNSADARAEMAMIMMTKAMEYDIMPDRLYLDPLVLPVGAAQDQSKKIIQAVQMFQGLNDPAPRTVVGLSNVSNCTKQRSLINRTFLAMLMGSGLTAAILDPEDKDLMDVLKAGELLMNEKLYCDDFLRA; encoded by the coding sequence ATGTACGTCATCAGCGAGAGGATCAACGGGCTGTTCACCTCGGTGGGCAAGGCCATCGACGGGAGAGACGCGAAGTTCATCCAGGAGCTCGCGGTGAAGCAGGTCGAGTGCGGCGCGCAGGCGCTTGACGTCAACGTCGGGCCGGGGCGCGAGGACGGCCCCGCGGCCATGGAGTGGCTCGTTCGCACGCTCCAGGAAGTGGCGGACGTGCCGCTGTCCCTGGACACCTCGGGGCCGAAGACCATGGAGGCGGGGCTGAAGGCGGCGAAGAACAGAGTCATCATGAACTCCACGACGGCCGAGGCGAAGAAGATGGAGAGGTTCTTCCCCCTGTGCAGGGAGTACGACGCCGAGATAATCTGCCTGTGCATGGACGAGAAGGGCGTTCCGAACTCCGCCGACGCCCGGGCCGAGATGGCAATGATCATGATGACCAAGGCGATGGAGTACGACATCATGCCCGACCGGCTGTACCTCGACCCCCTGGTGCTCCCGGTAGGCGCGGCCCAGGACCAGTCCAAGAAGATCATCCAGGCGGTGCAGATGTTCCAGGGGCTCAACGACCCCGCCCCCCGCACCGTGGTCGGCCTCAGCAACGTTTCCAACTGCACCAAGCAGCGCAGCCTCATAAACCGCACCTTCCTGGCCATGCTCATGGGCTCCGGCCTCACCGCCGCCATCCTCGACCCCGAGGACAAGGACCTCATGGACGTGCTGAAGGCGGGGGAACTGCTCATGAACGAGAAGCTGTACTGCGACGATTTCCTGCGGGCCTGA
- a CDS encoding type II secretion system F family protein, producing MALALRTKKEKVVKTDKKSFADKYNALCYRTLGKRLEPDNDKTAKLAARLRQADMNLTPGMYLARNYITALIVATASFFPYFFIFAMMIDSETWFVFTLALTAVSGAGTLMVFPLAVTSRISNKASKIEQELPFTLSELSILASTGLSPVEIVRKIAKREESVEVSGEFKRAVYKIDIEGKDIITALSETARDSPSNVFRETIWDLANMIHQGGDLDGYLRNKADDVMKSKRFSQKAYIEQLATYSEIYVTLVLLGILLIGVGAFLVDALGINVMGLTSDMLLLGLTFGLLPMAIIVIGILVSATYSRTE from the coding sequence ATGGCCCTCGCCTTGAGAACAAAGAAGGAGAAGGTTGTCAAGACGGATAAAAAGAGCTTCGCGGACAAGTACAATGCCTTGTGCTACCGGACATTAGGAAAGAGGTTGGAGCCGGACAACGATAAAACAGCCAAACTGGCAGCCAGGCTGCGCCAGGCCGATATGAACCTGACCCCTGGCATGTACCTGGCCCGCAACTATATAACCGCCCTGATCGTGGCGACCGCTTCCTTCTTTCCATACTTCTTCATCTTCGCCATGATGATCGATTCCGAGACATGGTTCGTTTTCACGCTCGCACTTACCGCTGTCAGCGGGGCGGGGACGCTCATGGTCTTCCCACTGGCCGTGACATCGCGTATATCCAATAAAGCTAGTAAGATAGAGCAGGAGCTCCCGTTCACGCTGAGCGAGCTGTCCATCCTCGCTTCCACCGGCCTCTCACCAGTAGAGATCGTAAGGAAGATAGCAAAGCGGGAGGAGAGCGTAGAGGTCTCCGGGGAGTTCAAGAGGGCCGTATATAAGATCGATATCGAGGGCAAGGACATAATCACTGCCCTTTCCGAGACTGCCAGGGACTCTCCGTCCAATGTGTTCCGAGAAACGATCTGGGATCTTGCGAACATGATACATCAGGGCGGCGACCTAGACGGCTATCTTAGGAACAAAGCGGACGACGTCATGAAGTCGAAGAGGTTCTCGCAGAAGGCGTACATCGAGCAACTGGCGACATACTCGGAGATTTACGTGACGTTGGTTCTCCTAGGCATACTGCTCATAGGTGTCGGCGCGTTCCTGGTAGATGCTTTGGGCATCAATGTGATGGGACTCACATCGGACATGCTGTTGCTCGGTCTGACCTTCGGGCTGTTGCCGATGGCTATAATTGTGATTGGTATCCTGGTATCCGCGACCTATTCGAGGACGGAATGA
- a CDS encoding type II toxin-antitoxin system VapC family toxin, which translates to MSARQTVVIDTNVIIDAFLRSKDVRSRSSVAILRGVDRGDFLGILPSPVLIEIYYVVLDLTKDPKRARKVMDTLLGSANMRAQSIDKEHAMAAMEIYRDTNYFHMGQGDKLGKRDDNLSVVDCVVLAVGRCLPGSIVCSNESKFSRIKGVRTMKPWELVGIETEK; encoded by the coding sequence ATGTCCGCTCGTCAGACCGTGGTCATTGACACCAACGTCATCATCGACGCCTTCCTGCGCTCCAAGGACGTCCGGAGCCGCAGCTCGGTGGCGATACTCCGCGGCGTTGACCGAGGCGACTTCCTGGGCATCCTCCCGTCCCCGGTGCTCATCGAGATCTACTATGTCGTGCTGGACCTCACCAAGGACCCCAAGCGGGCCAGGAAGGTGATGGACACGCTCCTCGGCTCGGCGAACATGCGCGCGCAGAGCATCGACAAGGAGCACGCCATGGCCGCCATGGAGATCTACCGCGACACCAACTACTTCCATATGGGCCAGGGGGACAAGCTCGGCAAGAGGGACGACAACCTCTCGGTGGTGGACTGCGTCGTGCTGGCGGTGGGGCGCTGCCTCCCCGGGTCGATAGTATGCTCGAACGAGAGCAAGTTCTCCCGCATCAAGGGGGTCCGGACCATGAAGCCGTGGGAGCTGGTGGGCATAGAGACAGAAAAGTGA
- a CDS encoding type II secretion system F family protein translates to MLAVLIAFALVGVSAITIPSPARGDETNDSSIEVMFVSPGENTTITNQTPMIEISYYSPSGIDTKSVILTVNGIDVTDFDYTDVRSDGISYQVTEIFELEDKKQSNVSISLYDKAGNHIEKTFSFLVDTEYVEPGPGIQEIAVWILGALGIGTLGFALVILYLKVTRKFTFRKFLAKHPIPKRLFLMVIPGIAAILFVLIMSLFVLSDPNVTSFALEYTMVAALFIGLLPYAIYAQIEKRTIARYERAFSQFLFEIADSMRGGIDPSKAVIELSKTDTSILSKHLKIAAKGIEMGRPFEEMIMVMVKPIDSKLVKRYASLVGESAKVGGEISLVVHRAAKDMDDLIKISTERTQSLMSQATTIYIAFGVLMIIVYQLIGLYPALGDTSFGIGDSSGSVSKMSIETMKHRFFDLTLILSLGNGALIGLFTTGKVQYGLMHGLVMALITMLFFMMLVI, encoded by the coding sequence GTGCTGGCCGTCCTCATCGCATTCGCCTTGGTAGGTGTATCCGCCATCACCATACCTTCTCCGGCAAGGGGTGATGAGACCAACGATTCTTCGATAGAGGTGATGTTCGTAAGTCCCGGGGAGAATACTACCATTACCAACCAAACGCCGATGATCGAGATATCTTACTATTCTCCAAGTGGCATTGACACGAAAAGTGTCATCCTTACCGTGAACGGGATTGATGTCACCGATTTCGACTACACTGATGTCAGAAGTGATGGCATATCGTACCAGGTAACTGAGATCTTTGAATTGGAGGACAAGAAGCAGAGCAATGTAAGCATAAGCCTCTACGATAAGGCAGGGAACCACATTGAAAAGACCTTTAGCTTCCTGGTAGATACTGAATATGTTGAGCCGGGGCCGGGGATCCAGGAGATCGCCGTATGGATTCTGGGAGCGCTCGGGATCGGGACGCTAGGCTTCGCTCTGGTCATCCTCTATCTCAAGGTGACGAGGAAGTTCACGTTCCGCAAATTCCTTGCCAAACACCCGATCCCAAAAAGACTGTTCTTGATGGTCATTCCCGGCATCGCGGCAATCCTATTCGTCCTCATCATGAGCTTGTTCGTTCTCAGTGATCCAAATGTGACCTCGTTCGCCCTCGAATACACGATGGTCGCCGCCCTTTTCATCGGCCTGCTCCCGTACGCCATCTACGCGCAGATCGAAAAGAGGACCATCGCCCGCTATGAACGGGCATTCTCCCAGTTCCTTTTCGAGATTGCCGATTCCATGCGAGGCGGTATAGACCCGTCTAAGGCGGTCATCGAACTTTCGAAGACGGACACCTCCATACTCAGCAAGCACCTGAAGATCGCGGCCAAAGGGATCGAGATGGGGAGACCGTTCGAGGAGATGATCATGGTAATGGTCAAGCCGATCGACAGCAAACTCGTCAAGCGCTATGCTTCATTAGTGGGAGAATCGGCCAAGGTGGGCGGCGAGATCTCGCTGGTAGTTCACCGCGCCGCGAAAGACATGGATGACCTTATCAAAATCAGCACTGAGCGGACGCAGAGCCTGATGAGCCAAGCAACTACGATATACATTGCGTTCGGGGTTCTGATGATAATCGTCTATCAGCTCATAGGGCTGTACCCCGCGCTCGGGGACACGAGCTTCGGAATCGGCGACAGCAGCGGCTCAGTGAGCAAAATGTCGATCGAGACCATGAAGCACCGGTTCTTCGACCTGACTCTCATCCTATCCTTGGGTAACGGGGCCCTGATCGGCCTGTTCACCACGGGCAAGGTACAATATGGGCTCATGCATGGTCTGGTGATGGCCCTGATTACGATGCTCTTCTTCATGATGCTCGTCATCTGA
- a CDS encoding hydrogenase iron-sulfur subunit: MNDIKVMLICCRNARAAVDAVEDMPPEVKVLELPCSGRVDEVTIVRALRLGASAVMVAGCLEGNCQHHSGNYQARRRVDDARSILAQIGVEPERVEMLHLASNQSAKARAAVQEMVARARRLGPITLTEGKR; the protein is encoded by the coding sequence ATGAACGACATCAAGGTAATGCTCATTTGCTGCCGGAACGCCCGCGCCGCCGTGGACGCGGTGGAGGATATGCCGCCGGAGGTCAAGGTCCTGGAGCTCCCCTGCTCCGGGCGCGTGGACGAGGTCACCATCGTCAGGGCGCTGCGGCTGGGAGCGTCGGCGGTGATGGTGGCGGGGTGCCTGGAGGGAAACTGCCAGCACCACTCCGGCAACTATCAGGCGAGGCGTCGGGTCGATGATGCCCGCTCCATCCTCGCGCAGATCGGGGTAGAGCCGGAGAGGGTGGAGATGCTTCATCTCGCGTCAAACCAGTCCGCCAAGGCCAGGGCGGCGGTGCAGGAGATGGTGGCAAGGGCGAGAAGGCTCGGCCCCATAACGCTCACGGAGGGAAAGCGATGA
- a CDS encoding methylenetetrahydrofolate reductase, with protein MKAGSNLEKVLESGRFAVTAEIGPPRSASADAIRKRAQLLRGTADAFNLTDNQTAIVRLSSFASSVACLQEGIEPVMQMTCRDRNRIAMQSDALGASALGIRNILCISGDHQTFGNQREAKNVYDLDSVQELMVLRNMRDQGKVWGGDALEEPPRLYLGAAANPFADPFEFRVARLAKKVDAGADFVQTQAVFDLDRFESFMAQVRERGLDKKVHILAGVIPLKSAGAAKFMKAKVSGMSVPDAIIERMRSASDPKKEGVRICVETIDRLREMEGVHGVHVMAIAWEEMVPAVVEQAGLFPRPGD; from the coding sequence ATGAAGGCGGGCAGCAATCTTGAGAAGGTGCTCGAGTCCGGAAGGTTCGCCGTCACCGCCGAGATCGGACCACCGAGGTCGGCGAGCGCCGACGCGATAAGGAAGCGGGCGCAGTTGCTCCGCGGCACCGCCGACGCGTTCAACCTTACCGACAACCAGACCGCCATAGTGCGCCTGTCCAGCTTCGCCTCCTCAGTGGCGTGCCTGCAGGAAGGCATCGAGCCGGTGATGCAGATGACCTGCCGCGACCGGAACCGCATCGCCATGCAGTCCGACGCGCTGGGCGCGTCGGCCCTCGGCATACGGAACATCCTGTGCATCTCCGGGGACCACCAGACCTTCGGGAACCAGAGGGAGGCGAAGAACGTATACGACCTCGACTCCGTACAGGAGCTGATGGTCCTGCGGAACATGAGGGACCAGGGCAAGGTGTGGGGAGGCGACGCGCTGGAGGAGCCGCCCAGGCTGTACCTCGGCGCGGCGGCGAACCCCTTCGCCGATCCCTTCGAGTTCCGGGTGGCCCGTCTGGCCAAGAAGGTGGACGCCGGCGCCGACTTCGTGCAGACGCAGGCGGTGTTCGATCTTGACAGGTTCGAGAGCTTCATGGCGCAGGTGCGCGAGAGGGGCCTGGACAAGAAGGTCCACATCCTCGCCGGGGTGATCCCCCTCAAATCGGCGGGAGCGGCCAAGTTCATGAAGGCCAAGGTGTCGGGGATGAGCGTCCCCGACGCGATCATCGAACGCATGAGGTCCGCCTCCGACCCCAAGAAGGAGGGGGTCAGGATATGCGTGGAAACGATCGACCGGCTGAGGGAGATGGAGGGGGTGCACGGCGTTCACGTCATGGCCATCGCATGGGAGGAGATGGTCCCGGCGGTCGTGGAACAGGCCGGCCTGTTCCCCCGGCCGGGGGACTGA
- a CDS encoding methylenetetrahydrofolate reductase C-terminal domain-containing protein, with the protein MIIAEQKDLETIASMLEGHSDILVAGCRSCVAICLAGGEREVATLSEALRLRSALRGSGWNISETTLERACEKEWAGDIVPLAEGKDAILCLACGVGAQVLQEMYPQVRVVPGLDTSNMGAPEEQGIYLEKCGGCGDCVLHLTGGVCPVARCSKSLMNGPCGGSQDGRCEVDKDTPCGWDQIYQSLKRLGRLDLMEVNIPPKNWLPSRSGGPRKIVRKAAVLSDDEKAIKEGRT; encoded by the coding sequence ATGATCATTGCGGAGCAGAAGGACCTGGAGACGATAGCCTCCATGCTCGAAGGGCACAGCGACATCCTGGTGGCGGGCTGCCGCTCCTGCGTGGCCATATGCCTTGCCGGAGGGGAGAGGGAGGTAGCCACTCTGTCGGAGGCGCTGCGGCTGAGGTCGGCGCTGCGGGGCAGCGGGTGGAACATCTCCGAGACCACCCTGGAGAGGGCGTGCGAGAAGGAATGGGCCGGGGACATCGTTCCCCTGGCGGAGGGTAAGGACGCCATCCTGTGCCTCGCCTGCGGCGTCGGCGCCCAGGTGCTGCAGGAGATGTATCCCCAGGTGAGGGTCGTTCCCGGTCTCGACACCTCCAACATGGGAGCTCCCGAGGAGCAGGGCATCTACCTCGAGAAGTGCGGGGGATGCGGCGACTGCGTCCTTCATCTTACCGGAGGGGTGTGCCCCGTGGCACGCTGTTCCAAATCGCTCATGAACGGGCCCTGCGGCGGCTCCCAGGACGGCCGCTGCGAGGTCGACAAGGACACCCCGTGCGGGTGGGACCAGATCTATCAGAGCCTCAAGCGGCTGGGCCGCCTCGACCTGATGGAAGTGAACATCCCGCCCAAGAACTGGCTCCCCTCCCGCTCCGGGGGGCCCAGGAAGATAGTGCGGAAGGCCGCGGTGCTGAGCGACGACGAGAAAGCGATCAAGGAGGGGAGGACATGA
- the ppcA gene encoding phosphoenolpyruvate carboxylase, translating into MNVNRKIPRCMSTQHPDNVNPPFFAESPEMGGEDEIQEAYYVFSHLDCEEQMWDFEGKEVDSYVIKKLLSKYEWYFREKQLGKDVFLTLRVPNPTVEKDEAKILLETLESIPRSYDTAHLFYKNNIPPIFEVILPMTSSAKSLNRVYHYYKDFVVGKQHESFSQGDITLAEWIGTFEPEKVNVIPLFEDLEHMLNAHNITREYLADKDVDYQRVFLARSDPAMNYGQVGAILMNKVALFNLQELEQELGIPIYPIIGVGSAPFRGNLKPDNVESMMEEYPSVQTFTTQSAFKYDYSHDLVRDGIRKLNEGTRSKVPPIDEERCREIIRKCAGSYKESLMKMAPLINDVSNFIPRRRKRKLHIGLFGYSRSLEGVKLPRAIGLCCSFYSIGIPPEVLGLDTLSDRDIDYVRDVSPHFDTNMRDALRFLNPDSLRLLPEKVKKAVDRLGLDYEIDESHRRTTAYILENVHNSTGKGLEESILQAANARGFLG; encoded by the coding sequence ATGAACGTGAACCGGAAGATACCGCGGTGCATGAGCACCCAGCACCCCGACAATGTAAATCCGCCCTTCTTCGCCGAGTCCCCCGAGATGGGGGGCGAGGACGAGATCCAGGAGGCTTACTACGTGTTCTCCCACCTCGACTGCGAGGAGCAGATGTGGGACTTCGAGGGCAAGGAGGTCGACAGCTACGTCATCAAGAAGCTGCTGTCGAAGTACGAGTGGTATTTCCGGGAGAAGCAGCTGGGCAAGGACGTCTTCCTTACCTTGAGGGTCCCGAACCCCACGGTGGAGAAGGACGAAGCCAAGATATTGCTGGAGACGCTGGAGTCCATCCCCCGCTCCTATGACACCGCCCACCTGTTCTACAAGAACAACATCCCGCCGATCTTCGAGGTCATATTGCCGATGACCTCCTCGGCGAAGTCGCTGAACCGGGTGTACCACTACTACAAGGACTTCGTGGTGGGCAAGCAGCACGAGTCCTTCAGCCAGGGCGACATCACCCTGGCCGAGTGGATCGGCACCTTCGAGCCGGAGAAGGTGAACGTGATCCCCTTGTTCGAGGATCTCGAGCACATGCTGAACGCTCACAACATCACCAGGGAGTACCTCGCCGACAAGGACGTGGACTATCAGCGGGTGTTCCTGGCGCGCTCGGACCCTGCCATGAACTACGGGCAGGTCGGGGCCATCCTCATGAACAAAGTGGCGCTGTTCAACCTGCAGGAGCTGGAGCAGGAGCTGGGCATCCCCATCTATCCGATCATCGGCGTGGGCTCCGCCCCGTTCCGGGGAAACCTCAAGCCCGACAACGTGGAGAGCATGATGGAAGAGTACCCCTCGGTGCAGACCTTCACCACTCAATCCGCGTTCAAGTACGACTACTCCCACGATCTTGTGAGGGACGGCATACGAAAGCTCAACGAGGGCACCAGGAGCAAAGTGCCCCCCATCGATGAGGAGCGCTGCCGCGAGATCATCCGGAAGTGCGCCGGCTCGTACAAGGAGAGCCTTATGAAGATGGCGCCGCTCATCAATGATGTCTCCAACTTCATTCCCCGCCGGAGGAAGAGGAAGCTGCACATCGGGCTGTTCGGGTACTCCCGCAGCCTGGAAGGGGTGAAGCTGCCCCGCGCCATCGGCCTGTGCTGCTCCTTCTACTCCATTGGCATACCGCCGGAGGTCCTGGGGCTCGACACCCTCAGCGACAGGGACATCGACTACGTTCGGGACGTCTCGCCCCATTTCGACACCAACATGCGCGATGCCCTGCGGTTCCTGAACCCGGACTCGCTGAGGCTGCTGCCGGAGAAGGTGAAGAAGGCGGTGGACCGCCTAGGCCTCGACTACGAGATCGACGAATCGCACCGCCGTACCACCGCGTACATCCTGGAGAACGTGCACAACAGCACCGGCAAGGGTCTGGAGGAGAGCATCCTGCAAGCTGCCAATGCGCGTGGGTTCCTGGGGTGA
- the purH gene encoding bifunctional phosphoribosylaminoimidazolecarboxamide formyltransferase/IMP cyclohydrolase produces MKIGGTNLVKIERALISVSNKDGIVDFARGLKAHGVEIISTGGTAALLDKSGIKTVNISDVTGFPEMLDGRVKTLHPNIHAGLLARRDLPEHMEQLGKMGIKKIDMVVVNLYPFRQTVLKPNVSLEEIIENIDIGGPSMIRAASKNYGSVAVVTDPASYKPVLDEMNASGGSVGGETLKRLMLEAFRSTAAYDSMIAQYLGGVFPTEQFPHYLTLGMEKVQDLRYGENPSQAAAFYADPFTAGVAVSKMDKLHGKEISFNNVLDVESALSLLREFEDRACAVVIKHTNPCGIACDDNIYDAFITAYNVDPLAAFGCVIGLNRECDVRTAEEISKHFVEMVMAPSFEPAALDIMMKKKNIRLLRTNQPITLADAPKIKMKYIKGGMLVQTADNSQVTRENLRVVTKRQPTEEEIKAMLFANRVVKHIWSNTVILAKGERVVGIGAGQMSRVDSSFIAGHKAGENAKGSVMASDAFFPFRDGVDEAAKAGATAIIQPGGSIRDEEVIQAANEHDMAMVFSGARVFRH; encoded by the coding sequence ATGAAGATTGGAGGCACCAATTTGGTTAAGATCGAACGTGCGCTCATCAGCGTCTCTAACAAGGACGGCATCGTTGACTTCGCTCGTGGGTTAAAGGCCCACGGCGTCGAGATAATCTCCACTGGCGGCACCGCCGCTTTGCTGGACAAGAGCGGTATCAAGACGGTCAATATCTCCGACGTCACGGGGTTCCCGGAGATGCTGGACGGACGCGTGAAGACGCTGCACCCCAACATCCACGCCGGTCTGCTGGCGAGAAGGGACCTGCCGGAGCACATGGAACAGCTGGGGAAGATGGGCATCAAGAAGATCGATATGGTGGTAGTGAACCTGTATCCCTTCAGGCAGACGGTGCTCAAGCCCAACGTATCTCTGGAAGAGATCATCGAGAACATCGACATCGGCGGACCGTCCATGATCAGGGCGGCGTCCAAGAACTACGGATCGGTCGCGGTGGTCACCGACCCGGCCAGCTACAAGCCGGTACTGGACGAGATGAACGCTTCCGGAGGATCCGTGGGAGGGGAGACGCTGAAGCGCCTGATGCTGGAGGCGTTCCGCTCCACCGCGGCGTACGACAGCATGATCGCGCAGTACCTCGGGGGGGTGTTCCCCACCGAGCAGTTCCCTCACTACCTTACCCTTGGCATGGAGAAGGTGCAGGACCTGCGGTACGGGGAGAACCCCTCCCAGGCGGCGGCGTTCTACGCCGACCCGTTCACTGCCGGCGTGGCAGTGTCCAAGATGGACAAGCTGCATGGCAAGGAGATATCGTTCAACAACGTGCTGGACGTCGAATCCGCGCTCTCCCTGCTGCGCGAGTTCGAGGACCGCGCCTGCGCCGTGGTGATCAAGCACACCAACCCCTGCGGCATCGCCTGCGATGACAACATCTATGACGCCTTCATCACCGCGTACAACGTGGACCCGCTGGCGGCCTTCGGGTGCGTCATCGGGCTGAACCGGGAGTGCGACGTTCGGACCGCGGAAGAGATCTCCAAGCACTTCGTGGAGATGGTCATGGCGCCGTCCTTCGAGCCGGCCGCGCTGGACATCATGATGAAGAAGAAGAACATCCGCCTGCTGAGGACCAACCAGCCGATAACGCTGGCCGACGCTCCCAAGATCAAGATGAAGTACATCAAAGGCGGCATGCTGGTGCAGACGGCCGACAACTCCCAGGTCACCAGGGAGAACCTCAGGGTGGTGACCAAGAGACAGCCCACCGAGGAGGAGATCAAGGCCATGCTGTTCGCCAACCGCGTGGTCAAGCACATCTGGTCCAACACCGTCATCCTCGCCAAGGGCGAGAGGGTGGTGGGGATAGGCGCCGGTCAGATGTCCCGGGTGGACTCGTCGTTCATCGCCGGTCACAAGGCCGGGGAGAACGCCAAGGGCTCGGTGATGGCATCGGACGCCTTCTTCCCCTTCCGCGACGGGGTGGACGAGGCCGCCAAGGCAGGGGCGACGGCGATCATCCAGCCCGGCGGGTCCATACGTGACGAGGAGGTCATCCAGGCCGCCAACGAGCACGACATGGCCATGGTGTTCTCCGGGGCCCGGGTGTTCCGGCACTGA